The Desulfonatronum lacustre DSM 10312 region ACACTTGTAAATCTCATTTACCTTGGTCATGATCTGTCCTCCATTTTTTATTTCCCGTTGCGAAATTGCATGCCTGGAGATCCTCTTTTTCATTTTCCGAACCACCAGCCGCCCTTGTTGAAAAGGATCCGCGAAGATATATTTCCCTTTCCAACACAATAGCATTTTGCTTGGCCGTGTCTGTAGGGGGATCACTTGTTTTCGCCCAGGAAAAATCCCGGAGAACGGGAATAATTCCCGAGTGGATTGCGAATTGGGAGATTGCATGCCGGTATCCGATCGGATACACTCGACTGCATGAATAGCTTTTACCGCTCCGACGAATTCGATTCCTGGCTCGCGGCATTGAAAGACAAGGTGGGTCGTGCCCGCATAGCCCATCGCATCCGGTCTGCCGAGCACGGAAATTTCGGTGACTGTGAGCCTGTGGGCGAAGGGGTCTCTGAAATGCGTATTCATTTCGGCCCCGGCTACCGAGTCTACTTCACCCGTCGCGGCGGGTTGCTCTATCTGCTTCTGTTGGGCGGCGACAAGTCCTCGCAGAAGCGCGACATCAAACGCGCCATTGAGATGGCGCGGACTTTGGACAAGGAGTGAACCATGACCAAATTTGCCCCCTTCGACGCTGCCGACTACCTGGACAATGAAGACACCATCGCGGAATATATAGCTGCCGCACTGGAAGATCCGAATCCCGACGTATTTCTCTCCGCGGTGCGTGATGTGGCTCGCGCCCGGGGCATGGCCCAACTCGCGAAAGACGCCGGCCTTGGCCGCGAGAGCCTTTACAAGGCGCTGACGCCCGGCGCCAAGCCACGCTACGACACGATGCTCAAGCTGTTACATGCTCTCGGCGTAAAGCTCTCAGCTTCCCCGATCCATTCGTGAGCAATTTACTGTTTCCCACCGTGAGGCCCGCGCCTGTGAAAAGAGGCAAGGCCTTTTATTGCTCCTTGCCATCAGTTTTTTGACCAACCCGCGCGGAATCTGGCTTCTTTCAACCGTTACCGCGCGCTCTTCATGTCCGGCCTGAACATCTGATAGTTGTTGCGCCCGTTTTTCTTGGCATAATACATCGCGGCGTCGGCATTGCAGAGCACCGTGTCCATGTCCTTGGCGTCATCCGGATAGATGCTGATGCCGATGCTCAGGGTCACCTGGTGGAAACTCTGGTCGCCGACAAGATGCGGCTCAGCCACGGCCTCGATCAATTTTTGCGCGGTGAGGGTAACGCCGCCGACATCCTCGACATCGGTCAACAGCACCACGAATTCGTCGCCTCCCTGGCGGCTGACGGTATCCGAGAAGCGGACGCACGTTTGCAAACGCTTTGCAACGGACTGCAACAACTGGTCGCCGATGGAATGTCCGAACGTATCATTGATTTGCTTGAAGTTGTCGACGTCCAGATACATCAGGGCGACCTTCGTGCCGTGACGCTCGGCGAGCGCTATCGACCGTTCCAATCGGTCGGCCAGCAGGGCCCGGTTCGGCAAGCCCGTGAGAAAGTCGTGCTCGGCCTTATGGGTCATTTGTCGGACGGTCTGCTCAGCGGCTTCAGCCGCGGTTTGGGCGCGGACCGTCGCGACGACGAGTTTTTCATTGACTTCGCGGAGCAATGCCTCGGGTTGCCCACCCTCCGCGAACGATGTTTTCTCATACAACCTCCCGGCACGCGAATCATTCCTGCGCGGTCCGAAAGTTTTCCTGCGCCGCTCCGCGAAACCTTGGCGCCTGTCAGTGTCCCTCCTGCGCCTGTCAGTGTCCCCTTTGCGCCTGTCTTCGACATGTTTGCCGACAAGGGCCGTTTGTCTGGCGGCAGCAGGTAAAGCCATACGTCGTGCAAGGTCGTTCATGATCGCCAAAGCAGGATATCCGGGGCTTACGCGCGTCGTTTGCCGCTCACCGGGAGCGGTATTGTGCCGGGAACGTCCATTCATGCGCATTGCTGTTTGCCTCCCTTGATCGTGTCTTCCGTCCTGATAAGCGACGGCTGACCACCAAGAATGCCTTCGTAGTCGAGCACCGGGTCGCCGATGACGATGCCCTCATCGGTTATCTCATACCGCCTGATCTCTTTGTTGTGAGCGCTGGCACGCACCTTGACCACCGCCATGACCCGCTGCAGACGGCTTCCCACCTCAATGTAGCGCTGCACGATGATCGCATCGGTGAGAAAGGCCGCCCCATAGGGGCTGAACCGCAAATCATTGTAGCGATCTTCGAGTTCCGACGTCATCAGCACCGTGACCCCGAGTTTGGACAGCACGGTGAACATCCGAAAAAGAGACTCTCGAAAGTCCTCGCGAAAGGTCGGCGCCACGGCCAACTCGAACCCGGACAATGAATCGATCACCACACGGGCGGCGTTCATGCGCTGAATGAGTTCGGTCAGACGATAAACAATCTCGTCGATGGACAGATCCAGGGAACGGGTATTGATCAGGCCAACTTGTCCGTTACAAATCATATCGTAAAGCGTGCGCATACAGGATTGATTCGGCGTTTGTTCAAAAGCAACGATCACGCCCGGCTCGCCCCGGCGGACGCCTTCGGCAAGAAAGGCCGTGGCCAGAACGGTCTTTCCCGATCCGGACGGCCCCGCCACCAACAGGGAATACCCCGACGGCAACCCACCGCCCAGCATTTCGTCGAGGCGCGCCACGCCGGTGGCCAGCCTCACCCTTCTGCACGGCTTCCCGGCCACCGACGAGGCGCCCCCGATGGTGTCCAGAACCAGCGCGGTCGGGTAGACGGCGATCCCCGCGCTGGTGATACTCAAGGTATGCATCCCCGGGCTCGTCGCCTGGCCGCGCATTTTCAGAACCTGAATTTTGCGGACCATGGAATTGCGATAGACGCTTTGATGCAGCGAGAGCAGGCCGTCGGCCACGGTGAAGACCGGATGGTATTCGCTTTCCGACGAGTATTCACCAATCAGAAAAGAGGTGGCCTGCCAGCAGCTCAGTTGGATTCCGAGCTGCTGGATGAACTGTTGCAGGTTGATGGTGTCCCTGGGAAGTTGCCGCGCCTCATACATCACCGAGCGGAAGGAATCGACGAAAACCAGACCCGGTGGTGAAACCTGGACTTCCTGGGCGATGCGCGCCAGCACCCGATCATAATCGCCGGATGCGATGTCCTCGCTCAGGCTGACGAAACGAATCGTGTCATTGACTTTGTCTGGGTTGAAGAACGAAAACTGCTGTTGATAACGCAGCATCTTCAGCGGCGGTTCGCCGAGCACGGTGAAAAACAATGCGGGTTTCTCCCGGGTTGCCAGGGAGAACATGATTTGGTTCACCAGCGTCGTTTTGCCGGAACCCGGGGGCCCAATAATGATGTTGAAGGAATATTCCGGCAAACCGCCGCCCAGGATCGCGTCAAGGCCCGCTACGCCCGTGGGCAGACGACGGATGACTGTTTTCTCGTTCACGATAATCTCTCCTGTTCAGACTGAGGAGATGCCCAAACCGGGCCCAACAAGCGCTCGACCAATGGCTCTCCAATCATGTCCACCAACAGTTTGATGAAGGTCGCAAGCAGAGCATGGCATGCCTCCGCCGCGGCATCCGGCTCACTGTTCGCCAAGCGCGTCTTGATCTCCGCGAGTACCGCGGAATTGTTGTCTGTATCCTCGGGAACCGCCAGCCACGGGTATGCCTTGCTCGTCATGTGCAGCGTGCAGGCAAAGAGAATGTTGAAGCCCCGCACGCCGATCACCGGCGAAAGCTGGGCACTCATCTGGAGCCAGATATCGAATACAGCGTCAGCGACGGCCGCGGCGTCCGGGGAGTCTCCGACGCGATCCGCCAGGGTTCGCCGAATCGCTTCTCGATCCAAGCCACTGTCTTTTTTCGGCATTGAAGCATCTCCCGTGACGCGGCGTTGACTTTGGAATCAGTAAAAAAATCAGTGCAATAATCCAATAAGATTCGTAACTACTCAGTACATTTTGTGTCCGATCTTGCTCCGGCAATCGGTGTCGGGGTCGGCGCTTCGCTATCGGAGTCGGAATCGAAACAGAAATTTAGAACGCATCCCAGCGTTTTCGATCCCGATCCCGATTCCGATTCCGACCCCGGTAACAGAATTACTCTGTGCTGAGTAGTTACTTAAAATTCTTGCCCCACCTGTCGTTGGGCTTGGGATGATTTTACGGCTGCGCGGATCCCAACAGAAAACGGATTTCATTGTCCGTCATGACATGACCGGCCTGTCCACGGGCCTGGTAGGTTCCTCTTCGGTCATTGCCGACCCGACGCTCCTCCGCGGCATCATGCTTGAATCCTTTCTTTTGTGAGGATTTTCCATCATTCATGTGCAGCGTCCCATGAACCCCACGCGCACGTCTTTCATCTTCCAACCGT contains the following coding sequences:
- a CDS encoding type II toxin-antitoxin system RelE/ParE family toxin → MGRARIAHRIRSAEHGNFGDCEPVGEGVSEMRIHFGPGYRVYFTRRGGLLYLLLLGGDKSSQKRDIKRAIEMARTLDKE
- a CDS encoding GGDEF domain-containing protein, producing MRMNGRSRHNTAPGERQTTRVSPGYPALAIMNDLARRMALPAAARQTALVGKHVEDRRKGDTDRRRRDTDRRQGFAERRRKTFGPRRNDSRAGRLYEKTSFAEGGQPEALLREVNEKLVVATVRAQTAAEAAEQTVRQMTHKAEHDFLTGLPNRALLADRLERSIALAERHGTKVALMYLDVDNFKQINDTFGHSIGDQLLQSVAKRLQTCVRFSDTVSRQGGDEFVVLLTDVEDVGGVTLTAQKLIEAVAEPHLVGDQSFHQVTLSIGISIYPDDAKDMDTVLCNADAAMYYAKKNGRNNYQMFRPDMKSAR
- a CDS encoding ATPase domain-containing protein, translating into MNEKTVIRRLPTGVAGLDAILGGGLPEYSFNIIIGPPGSGKTTLVNQIMFSLATREKPALFFTVLGEPPLKMLRYQQQFSFFNPDKVNDTIRFVSLSEDIASGDYDRVLARIAQEVQVSPPGLVFVDSFRSVMYEARQLPRDTINLQQFIQQLGIQLSCWQATSFLIGEYSSESEYHPVFTVADGLLSLHQSVYRNSMVRKIQVLKMRGQATSPGMHTLSITSAGIAVYPTALVLDTIGGASSVAGKPCRRVRLATGVARLDEMLGGGLPSGYSLLVAGPSGSGKTVLATAFLAEGVRRGEPGVIVAFEQTPNQSCMRTLYDMICNGQVGLINTRSLDLSIDEIVYRLTELIQRMNAARVVIDSLSGFELAVAPTFREDFRESLFRMFTVLSKLGVTVLMTSELEDRYNDLRFSPYGAAFLTDAIIVQRYIEVGSRLQRVMAVVKVRASAHNKEIRRYEITDEGIVIGDPVLDYEGILGGQPSLIRTEDTIKGGKQQCA
- a CDS encoding desulfoferrodoxin FeS4 iron-binding domain-containing protein; this encodes MNTHFRDPFAHRLTVTEISVLGRPDAMGYAGTTHLVFQCREPGIEFVGAVKAIHAVECIRSDTGMQSPNSQSTRELFPFSGIFPGRKQVIPLQTRPSKMLLCWKGKYIFADPFQQGRLVVRKMKKRISRHAISQREIKNGGQIMTKVNEIYKCELCGNVVEVKEAGEGELVCCDQPMEKQ
- a CDS encoding addiction module antidote protein — its product is MTKFAPFDAADYLDNEDTIAEYIAAALEDPNPDVFLSAVRDVARARGMAQLAKDAGLGRESLYKALTPGAKPRYDTMLKLLHALGVKLSASPIHS